One window of the Desulfurispira natronophila genome contains the following:
- a CDS encoding chemotaxis protein CheV, translating into MADLSAEKQDILLESGTNELEIIEFQLQRQLPDGKTKTTHYGINVAKVREIINVPEATEYPNAHPSVMGIFSLRDRLIPLVDLGEWLKVPVDEDLKDKRVIVTEFNRMLNGFLVDSVSRIYRLSWENVESPNQFLESRESDCVVAVVRMENRLIMILDFERIIADINPEQSMERYDVLQDKKIVHDEHMMARRQSKTILIVDDSAFVRKLIDTTLRTAGYNVIACHDGAEAHDMLMEFEQTAKAEGQPIGEMVNLLVSDVEMPRMDGMHLLNRLRKHEVYATLPILMFSSIMSEENRRKALELGANDTVTKPDIGKLVAIVDSHIFNDANSHEP; encoded by the coding sequence ATGGCTGACTTAAGTGCAGAAAAACAAGACATACTACTGGAAAGTGGCACCAATGAACTGGAGATAATTGAATTCCAACTGCAAAGACAGTTGCCAGATGGAAAAACAAAAACAACCCACTACGGCATCAATGTAGCCAAAGTTCGTGAAATCATAAATGTTCCTGAGGCAACTGAATACCCGAATGCCCACCCAAGTGTGATGGGGATATTTAGCCTTCGTGATCGGCTGATACCTTTGGTAGATCTGGGTGAGTGGCTTAAGGTACCGGTTGACGAAGACCTTAAAGACAAGCGTGTTATCGTCACAGAGTTCAATCGCATGCTTAACGGTTTTTTAGTTGATTCGGTCAGTCGAATTTATCGCCTCTCATGGGAAAATGTTGAATCTCCCAATCAGTTCCTTGAGAGCAGGGAGTCTGATTGTGTGGTTGCTGTCGTTCGCATGGAAAACCGACTAATTATGATCCTTGACTTTGAGCGCATTATTGCCGACATCAACCCCGAGCAGAGTATGGAGCGTTATGATGTGCTGCAGGATAAAAAAATAGTTCATGATGAGCACATGATGGCCCGTCGTCAATCCAAAACTATTTTGATAGTGGATGACTCCGCTTTTGTGCGTAAACTCATCGATACCACACTGCGAACCGCAGGCTACAATGTGATTGCTTGCCACGACGGTGCCGAAGCTCATGATATGCTGATGGAGTTTGAGCAGACGGCAAAGGCTGAAGGGCAGCCAATTGGAGAGATGGTAAACCTACTGGTTTCTGATGTAGAAATGCCCCGTATGGACGGTATGCATTTGTTGAATCGCCTGCGCAAGCATGAGGTGTATGCTACTCTTCCCATTCTCATGTTCTCATCCATCATGAGCGAAGAAAATCGACGCAAGGCTCTTGAGTTAGGAGCCAATGATACAGTAACCAAGCCGGATATAGGTAAATTGGTTGCCATAGTCGACTCACATATATTTAATGATGCTAATTCCCATGAACCTTAA
- a CDS encoding methyl-accepting chemotaxis protein, translated as MIQNISIGVRASLVIAVSLAVVLALAIFLVDRNMRSSAIQQAEVSITDTNDVILNMIASLHGEIHRATEQLHNLLEITHRDEDMVIESEERIDGAPVLRRNDQVLNHYYSEMDDFTKATGAVATIFVRDGDDFVRITTSLTDRDGERAVGTRLDRNHPAYQRLLDRREFTGRAELFGRAYYTRYTPIIQDGRVIGSLFIGNLIAEALDGIEQIILDTSVGETGYPFVFGRDSMVMEIHPSIAGESIADSTDAEGRTIFRTMAQERSGTLYYLWSDPGGGTGEKVMAYDYYEPWDLIIATSTYMDELTADAQEMRTYLITGAFIMAAVMAGLIVWLLQVLVARPLAQVVGAAKRIADGDFQQKLNWQRQDEIGELANAFNRMASSLSAAMFNVNHAVESVASGSQELAATAEQMMQAANEQDQSTSELAAAVSEMHSTVEQIAQNIEMTAERGQEANDSAQEGYAAVAQAIEVVGTITQKVEASSKSVEELGEAVGDINQIADVISDITDQTNLLALNAAIEAARAGEHGRGFAVVADEVRKLAERTQDSTREISDRIHNLQSQAHESVSVIKESVCLVETGNRTASQAGEKLNDITRQTSEMADMVGQVAAAAQQQAATNNQIAQSVERVKGIAEQNSHAASGIAEAANGLSRVSDELQQLVGQFRLREEGSSSSGNDKLPQLVK; from the coding sequence ATGATACAAAACATATCTATTGGGGTACGAGCATCTTTGGTAATTGCTGTCAGTCTTGCAGTAGTTTTAGCATTAGCAATATTTCTCGTGGATAGAAATATGCGTAGCAGCGCTATTCAACAGGCTGAAGTCAGTATTACTGATACGAATGATGTTATTCTCAACATGATAGCCTCACTGCACGGCGAAATCCACCGGGCGACTGAACAATTGCACAACCTACTGGAGATAACTCATCGCGATGAGGATATGGTTATCGAGAGTGAAGAGCGCATTGATGGGGCACCGGTTCTGCGCCGTAACGACCAGGTGTTAAATCACTACTATTCCGAAATGGATGATTTCACCAAGGCTACCGGAGCTGTTGCGACAATATTTGTCCGGGATGGTGATGACTTTGTGCGAATTACCACTTCCCTTACTGATCGAGATGGGGAGCGAGCCGTGGGCACACGTCTTGACCGTAACCATCCGGCTTATCAAAGGTTGCTTGATCGTCGCGAATTTACCGGGCGAGCTGAACTCTTTGGACGTGCTTATTACACACGCTATACCCCTATCATTCAAGATGGTCGCGTTATCGGCTCTCTCTTTATCGGAAACCTGATTGCCGAGGCTCTTGACGGCATTGAGCAAATAATCCTGGATACTTCCGTGGGTGAAACGGGCTATCCTTTTGTTTTTGGACGCGACAGCATGGTCATGGAAATACATCCGTCCATAGCTGGTGAAAGTATTGCTGACTCTACTGATGCTGAGGGTCGAACAATATTTCGAACTATGGCCCAGGAGCGTAGTGGCACACTCTACTACCTGTGGAGTGACCCGGGTGGAGGTACGGGTGAAAAGGTTATGGCATATGATTATTATGAGCCATGGGATCTGATTATTGCTACATCCACCTATATGGACGAGCTAACTGCCGATGCCCAGGAGATGCGCACCTACCTCATTACTGGAGCTTTTATCATGGCTGCTGTTATGGCGGGACTGATTGTCTGGCTGCTGCAGGTATTGGTGGCACGTCCACTTGCGCAGGTAGTGGGTGCTGCTAAGAGAATCGCTGATGGCGACTTTCAACAGAAACTGAATTGGCAGCGACAGGATGAAATTGGAGAATTGGCCAATGCATTTAATCGCATGGCCAGTTCACTTTCGGCAGCAATGTTCAATGTAAATCATGCTGTTGAGTCTGTTGCTTCCGGTTCTCAGGAGCTAGCTGCTACAGCAGAACAAATGATGCAGGCAGCTAATGAGCAGGATCAAAGTACCAGCGAGCTGGCAGCCGCTGTGAGTGAAATGCACTCTACTGTCGAGCAGATTGCTCAAAATATCGAGATGACAGCAGAACGGGGGCAGGAAGCCAATGATTCTGCCCAAGAGGGTTATGCTGCTGTAGCTCAGGCAATTGAGGTAGTCGGCACTATCACGCAGAAGGTAGAGGCCTCATCTAAATCAGTTGAGGAGCTTGGCGAAGCCGTAGGTGATATCAATCAAATAGCTGATGTTATCAGTGACATAACCGATCAGACGAATTTGCTGGCGTTAAATGCTGCCATAGAAGCAGCCCGGGCAGGTGAGCACGGTCGCGGCTTTGCCGTAGTTGCTGATGAGGTGCGTAAGCTTGCCGAACGCACCCAGGACTCCACCCGTGAGATAAGCGACCGCATTCATAACCTGCAGAGCCAGGCCCATGAGTCTGTCAGCGTTATCAAGGAGAGTGTCTGCTTGGTAGAGACGGGCAATCGCACTGCCAGTCAGGCGGGAGAAAAACTCAACGATATCACCCGGCAAACCAGTGAAATGGCTGATATGGTTGGTCAGGTAGCCGCTGCAGCACAACAACAGGCGGCAACCAACAATCAGATCGCCCAAAGTGTTGAGCGGGTGAAGGGTATAGCTGAGCAGAACTCCCATGCTGCCAGTGGTATTGCTGAAGCTGCCAACGGACTCAGTCGAGTCTCTGATGAGCTGCAGCAACTGGTGGGACAATTCCGCCTGCGCGAAGAAGGTAGCAGCAGCTCAGGCAATGACAAGCTGCCACAGCTAGTGAAGTAG